From the genome of Sulfitobacter sp. DSM 110093, one region includes:
- a CDS encoding cyanophycinase, with the protein MCPASVANGAERGFIIPIGGGEDRIKEMQIHRRFVELSGGADASIVVIPTASMLHETGQDYHRIFSELGAGKVDFLQINRRSDCDNDDFAALLDNATGIFMTGGNQLRLSAILGGTRVAQKIRRRNAEGIPVAGTSAGASIMSEHMVAGGAGNEPPAEGRVSLAPGIGLTNSVIIDQHFTQRNRLGRLLTASSYNPFLIGLGIDEDTAAFIGPDDVLEVVGSGTVTVVDASQMTHSSIWDAKPGEALSLLGLRLDVLGEGCRYDLNARVGYPPDDPPGAGIPSNATGEVSA; encoded by the coding sequence ATGTGCCCAGCATCAGTGGCCAACGGAGCCGAGCGCGGGTTCATCATCCCAATCGGCGGCGGCGAAGACCGCATCAAGGAGATGCAAATTCACCGCAGGTTTGTGGAGCTTTCGGGGGGAGCAGATGCATCCATCGTGGTCATACCTACTGCATCGATGCTGCATGAGACCGGCCAGGACTATCATCGCATCTTCTCCGAACTTGGGGCCGGCAAGGTCGATTTTTTGCAAATCAACCGTCGGTCCGATTGCGACAATGACGACTTTGCCGCGCTGCTGGACAATGCGACCGGCATCTTCATGACTGGCGGCAATCAGTTGCGTCTGTCCGCGATCCTCGGGGGCACGCGCGTTGCACAAAAGATCAGACGGCGGAATGCGGAGGGAATTCCCGTCGCGGGCACCTCTGCCGGTGCGTCCATCATGTCAGAGCATATGGTGGCCGGGGGTGCAGGGAACGAACCGCCAGCAGAGGGCAGGGTGTCCTTGGCGCCGGGGATCGGTCTCACCAATAGTGTTATCATCGACCAGCACTTCACCCAGCGAAACCGCTTGGGACGCCTGCTGACCGCGTCGTCTTACAATCCTTTCCTGATCGGACTGGGCATCGATGAAGACACGGCAGCCTTCATAGGGCCAGATGATGTTCTGGAAGTTGTCGGCAGCGGAACGGTTACCGTCGTGGACGCGAGCCAAATGACCCATTCGTCCATTTGGGATGCAAAACCCGGCGAGGCGCTGAGTCTATTAGGTCTGCGGCTGGACGTGCTGGGCGAAGGGTGTCGGTATGATCTGAATGCCCGTGTCGGATATCCTCCCGATGACCCACCGGGAGCCGGCATCCCATCAAATGCCACCGGGGAAGTTTCCGCATAG
- a CDS encoding ABC transporter permease subunit yields the protein MNLWNIFDTEWVPVGAWIDNLLQWLVSDFRFVFQAIKVPFDVVLSALEDGLTGAPDLLILFLITLIAWQAGGRRVATVATLSMLAIGLMGAWEESMTTLSIVLTCVFFCALVGLPLGVASARSERVWNWMRPALDLMQTIPSFVYLVPVVMLFSIGNVSGVIVTFIYALPPLVRLTNLGIRQVRSDMVEAARAFGATQRQTLWKIELPLAMPTIMAGVNQTIMMALSMVVVASMISVTGLGQMVLRGIGRLDMGLASVGGLGIVFLAIMIDRISQSLGQPSRDRGHKRWYESGPVGLVTGLFGSKPEASHDDGKTAIAPRQK from the coding sequence ATGAATTTGTGGAATATATTCGATACCGAATGGGTGCCGGTAGGCGCATGGATCGACAATCTCTTGCAATGGCTTGTGTCAGACTTCCGTTTTGTCTTTCAGGCCATAAAGGTGCCATTTGACGTGGTGCTGTCCGCTTTGGAAGACGGGCTGACCGGAGCACCGGATTTGTTGATCCTGTTCTTGATCACGTTGATCGCATGGCAGGCCGGAGGGCGCAGGGTGGCAACGGTTGCTACGCTTTCGATGCTGGCCATCGGGCTGATGGGGGCGTGGGAAGAAAGCATGACGACCCTTTCGATCGTGCTGACTTGTGTGTTCTTTTGCGCCTTGGTCGGCCTGCCGTTAGGTGTCGCCTCGGCACGATCTGAAAGGGTGTGGAACTGGATGCGTCCGGCGCTTGACCTGATGCAGACGATCCCTTCATTCGTGTATTTGGTGCCCGTGGTTATGCTGTTTTCCATTGGCAACGTCTCGGGGGTGATCGTCACGTTCATCTATGCATTACCGCCTTTGGTTCGTCTGACCAATTTGGGAATTCGGCAGGTCCGTTCCGACATGGTAGAAGCGGCGCGCGCTTTTGGCGCCACGCAACGCCAAACGCTGTGGAAAATCGAATTGCCGCTCGCAATGCCGACGATCATGGCGGGCGTGAACCAGACGATCATGATGGCCCTGTCTATGGTTGTCGTGGCATCCATGATCTCAGTCACAGGGCTGGGGCAAATGGTGCTGCGGGGCATTGGGCGCTTGGACATGGGGCTCGCCTCGGTTGGCGGGTTGGGGATCGTGTTCTTGGCTATCATGATTGACCGTATCAGCCAAAGCCTAGGGCAGCCCTCTCGAGATCGGGGTCACAAGCGGTGGTATGAGTCCGGTCCGGTAGGCCTGGTCACCGGGCTCTTTGGCAGCAAGCCAGAGGCAAGCCACGACGATGGCAAAACGGCCATCGCACCGAGACAAAAATAA
- a CDS encoding Mur ligase family protein, protein MGIDPDRHTNRIEQLEAALDIRWATVDGIHVAPPRRLTGPGLLWQAPGAVMDVSVEDSDPNAISRLWAHHARPVLDAVGWADQELICRVFQGGVSLAVSAPMDQLHSATFLAKTAWHYCAADLSHTASQPFQDMIRDLLRVMEQETNPPLIALMSAAAAHDVDFLCDDEEVSIGHGVGAQVWPVDGLPVPEQVNWSAIHDVPIALITGTNGKTTTTRLCAAIATAAGKVVGLTSTDLVQVGDDILDHGDYSGPGGGRMALRDPRLEIACLEVARGGILRRGLPTRRARVALVTNVARDHLGEYGVMTLADLAAAKFAVTRALSADGVVVLNADDSQVVAAAAETTQPIWWFSIDATTPQIVQARDRGMPCCSVEDGNLVFFGGRNGTFSIPLSEMPITLQGAATHNVRNVLAAVCVCTALGLSQAAIRSGLTGFASNHTDNPGRFNEFHHNGARVFVDFAHNAHSISAVCDALSAVPSERRFIMLSQPGDHSDQDFAEVAQAALQFGPDVIVTAEIEDYLRGRRLGDTSAVLKAFFSAAKFPLVQILSAGSPPEGAKQILDELQPGDLALLLVLSDRGAIFDLLREQ, encoded by the coding sequence ATGGGGATTGATCCAGACCGCCATACCAACCGCATCGAGCAACTGGAGGCTGCCCTTGATATCCGCTGGGCCACCGTCGACGGGATTCATGTCGCGCCGCCGCGCCGTTTGACCGGGCCGGGCCTGCTGTGGCAGGCCCCCGGGGCGGTGATGGATGTCTCTGTCGAAGATAGTGATCCTAACGCTATTAGCAGACTGTGGGCACACCACGCGCGACCGGTGCTTGATGCGGTCGGCTGGGCCGATCAAGAGCTGATCTGCCGCGTTTTTCAGGGGGGTGTCAGCCTCGCAGTTTCAGCACCGATGGATCAACTGCACTCAGCCACCTTTTTGGCCAAGACGGCATGGCACTACTGCGCGGCGGATCTGTCTCATACCGCAAGCCAGCCATTTCAGGATATGATCAGAGATCTGCTGCGGGTGATGGAGCAGGAAACAAATCCGCCGCTGATCGCCTTGATGTCGGCAGCCGCGGCTCATGATGTCGATTTTCTCTGTGACGATGAAGAGGTGTCAATCGGGCATGGCGTGGGCGCGCAAGTCTGGCCCGTGGACGGCCTGCCAGTCCCAGAGCAAGTAAACTGGTCGGCTATCCACGATGTACCCATAGCCTTGATCACGGGCACCAACGGCAAAACCACGACGACCCGCCTTTGCGCCGCAATTGCCACGGCGGCTGGCAAGGTTGTCGGGCTGACATCCACGGATTTGGTGCAGGTTGGGGACGACATCCTCGACCACGGGGATTATTCGGGGCCGGGGGGTGGACGGATGGCCCTGCGCGATCCGCGGCTTGAAATCGCCTGCCTTGAGGTTGCGCGCGGCGGCATCCTGCGGCGCGGCTTGCCGACCCGTCGTGCCCGTGTGGCCTTGGTGACAAACGTCGCCAGGGATCATCTGGGCGAATATGGTGTCATGACATTGGCGGATTTAGCTGCAGCCAAATTTGCCGTCACCCGCGCTTTATCGGCAGATGGCGTCGTGGTGCTGAACGCCGATGACTCACAGGTCGTCGCGGCCGCAGCGGAAACAACGCAGCCGATCTGGTGGTTCTCGATTGATGCGACGACGCCGCAAATCGTCCAGGCGCGAGACCGCGGCATGCCCTGCTGCTCTGTCGAAGATGGTAATCTGGTCTTTTTTGGCGGGCGCAATGGGACATTCTCGATCCCCCTCTCAGAGATGCCCATCACGCTTCAAGGGGCCGCAACGCATAACGTGCGCAATGTTCTGGCGGCGGTTTGCGTCTGCACCGCGCTTGGCCTCTCGCAAGCCGCGATCCGATCCGGGCTTACAGGGTTTGCTTCCAATCACACGGACAACCCGGGCCGGTTCAATGAATTCCATCACAACGGGGCGCGGGTCTTCGTCGATTTTGCGCATAACGCTCATTCAATCTCAGCCGTCTGCGATGCACTATCAGCGGTCCCCTCTGAGCGCCGTTTCATCATGCTGAGCCAGCCCGGAGACCACAGCGATCAGGATTTCGCTGAAGTGGCCCAGGCGGCTCTTCAGTTCGGGCCCGACGTGATCGTTACCGCTGAGATCGAAGATTATTTGCGCGGTCGTCGTCTTGGCGATACCTCTGCGGTCCTAAAAGCCTTTTTTAGCGCGGCCAAATTTCCGCTTGTGCAGATCCTTAGCGCCGGTTCTCCGCCGGAGGGTGCCAAGCAGATCCTCGACGAACTGCAACCCGGAGATCTGGCACTGCTGTTGGTGTTGTCGGACCGCGGGGCGATCTTCGACTTGCTGCGAGAGCAGTAG
- the betC gene encoding choline-sulfatase has product MTEKTNILFIQVDQLMAEALGAYGNGFCHAPNIDALAQRGAVFERAYCNYPLCAPSRASMATGKLCSNIGAWDNAAELPASAPTYAHYLRGAGYRTALAGKMHFIGPDQFHGFERRLTADVYPADFSWVPREGGMKPSETNDTRGVTASGVAERTVQMDYDDRVTYESIQYLYDMARDEKDKRPFFLQVSWTHPHDPFFCRPEHWALYEDCDIPMPRVGALSETEHDPHSARLLSNFSMLGVDFPTEDVIRARRAYYGSISYVDDKVGELMEVLEATGQADNTAIVFTSDHGEMLGERGMWFKKHFYEPSLRVPLIIAAPGYDGKRVAGVTSLVDLLPTFMGLAEGSGWTSPIEELDGDDLTPFLGDREIPEDRTVYAEYLAEATPAPILMIRRGRFKYIHSDVDPLMLFDVEADPDERQNLADDPEYTEIIEAFADEARAKWDSTAMWECIMKDRRRRLLIHEANSKGVAPNWNHGEAPGESVPWYRGHEGYNEWAFRHMPVKAAE; this is encoded by the coding sequence ATGACAGAAAAAACGAATATCCTGTTCATTCAGGTCGATCAATTGATGGCCGAAGCGTTGGGTGCCTATGGCAATGGATTTTGCCATGCGCCTAACATTGACGCGCTGGCGCAGCGGGGGGCGGTATTCGAAAGGGCCTATTGCAACTATCCGCTTTGCGCACCGTCGCGGGCCTCGATGGCTACAGGCAAACTTTGCTCGAACATCGGTGCTTGGGATAACGCCGCCGAACTACCGGCCTCAGCACCGACCTATGCCCATTACCTACGCGGAGCGGGGTACCGCACCGCACTGGCCGGCAAGATGCACTTTATCGGTCCAGATCAGTTCCATGGGTTCGAACGCCGCTTGACCGCCGATGTCTATCCGGCAGACTTTTCTTGGGTACCCCGCGAAGGCGGGATGAAACCGAGCGAGACAAACGATACGCGCGGCGTCACGGCATCGGGAGTGGCCGAACGCACCGTTCAAATGGATTATGATGATCGCGTTACTTATGAGTCGATCCAATATCTTTACGATATGGCCCGCGACGAAAAGGATAAGCGCCCCTTCTTCCTACAGGTATCCTGGACCCATCCCCACGATCCGTTCTTCTGTCGCCCCGAGCATTGGGCACTGTATGAAGATTGCGATATTCCGATGCCCCGCGTCGGCGCCCTAAGCGAGACCGAGCATGACCCGCATTCTGCGCGGTTGCTCAGCAACTTCTCAATGTTGGGGGTCGATTTCCCAACTGAAGACGTCATTCGTGCCCGTCGCGCCTATTACGGGTCGATCAGTTATGTGGATGACAAGGTCGGCGAACTGATGGAGGTGCTCGAGGCAACCGGACAAGCGGACAACACCGCCATTGTCTTCACCTCGGATCACGGTGAGATGCTTGGCGAACGGGGAATGTGGTTCAAGAAGCATTTCTACGAACCCTCGCTGCGCGTGCCGCTGATCATTGCGGCACCCGGATATGATGGCAAACGGGTTGCTGGCGTGACGTCGCTTGTCGATCTGCTGCCCACGTTTATGGGGCTTGCCGAAGGCTCGGGTTGGACCAGCCCGATCGAGGAGCTGGATGGCGACGATCTAACGCCGTTTTTGGGTGATCGCGAGATCCCCGAGGATCGCACGGTCTATGCAGAATACCTGGCCGAGGCGACACCGGCACCAATCCTGATGATCCGCCGTGGCCGGTTCAAGTACATTCATTCGGACGTTGACCCACTGATGCTGTTTGATGTGGAGGCAGACCCGGACGAACGCCAGAATTTGGCTGATGATCCAGAGTACACGGAAATCATTGAAGCCTTTGCTGACGAGGCTCGTGCGAAATGGGACAGCACCGCGATGTGGGAATGTATCATGAAGGATCGTCGCCGCCGGCTGTTGATCCATGAGGCCAACAGCAAGGGTGTCGCGCCGAACTGGAACCATGGTGAAGCGCCCGGAGAGAGTGTTCCGTGGTACCGCGGGCATGAAGGGTACAACGAATGGGCCTTCCGTCACATGCCGGTGAAGGCCGCGGAGTGA
- a CDS encoding formylglycine-generating enzyme family protein has product MEGEKKTCCGARRSEGADRSASREAEFHLAAKEVPNASAAERDELRAGLVPIAGGIFEMGSRRSRFEADLDSPRRKVKLSPYRMAPTSVTNRQYQRFVDATGYRTVAEREGWSFVFHLLLDEPSDWPESPPNLPWWRRVDGACWCAPEGPGSSIAGREDHPVVHVAWHDAVAYCKWSGLILPSEAQWERAARGGHVRQRFPWGNEMMPGGHHAMNTFQGEFPRTNTAEDGWLGTAPADAFAPNAFGLYNMTGNVWEWVADCFGALPEAKRIPLVDPIRIAGNIKAANPRIQRGGSYLCHESYCDRYHVHSRNANDPDSSTGHCGFRVASAE; this is encoded by the coding sequence ATGGAAGGCGAGAAGAAAACTTGCTGCGGTGCCAGACGAAGCGAAGGGGCGGATCGCTCTGCCTCGCGCGAAGCTGAATTCCACTTGGCCGCGAAGGAGGTTCCGAACGCCTCGGCGGCGGAACGTGACGAACTCCGGGCGGGTCTCGTGCCGATTGCTGGTGGCATTTTTGAGATGGGCTCCCGCCGGTCGCGCTTTGAGGCCGATCTCGATAGCCCCCGGCGCAAGGTAAAGCTGTCTCCTTACCGGATGGCACCAACCTCTGTGACGAACCGGCAATACCAACGGTTCGTCGACGCGACGGGTTATCGCACTGTGGCGGAACGCGAGGGTTGGAGTTTCGTGTTCCACCTTCTGCTGGATGAGCCCTCCGACTGGCCTGAAAGCCCGCCGAACCTGCCTTGGTGGCGGCGTGTGGACGGGGCATGCTGGTGTGCCCCCGAAGGGCCGGGCAGCAGTATCGCCGGCCGTGAGGATCATCCAGTAGTCCATGTTGCCTGGCACGACGCGGTCGCCTATTGCAAATGGTCGGGGTTGATCCTTCCCTCGGAAGCACAATGGGAACGGGCTGCGCGTGGTGGGCATGTACGCCAGCGGTTTCCTTGGGGAAACGAGATGATGCCTGGGGGGCACCATGCGATGAACACCTTTCAGGGTGAGTTCCCGCGAACCAACACGGCGGAAGACGGATGGCTGGGTACAGCACCGGCTGATGCCTTCGCGCCGAACGCTTTTGGCCTTTACAACATGACAGGCAACGTCTGGGAATGGGTCGCCGACTGCTTTGGCGCACTGCCTGAGGCAAAGCGCATTCCGCTGGTAGACCCGATCCGTATTGCGGGGAATATCAAAGCAGCAAACCCTCGCATTCAGCGCGGTGGATCATACCTTTGTCATGAAAGCTATTGTGATCGCTATCACGTTCACTCCCGCAACGCGAACGACCCTGACAGCTCGACCGGACATTGCGGTTTCCGGGTCGCATCCGCGGAGTAA
- a CDS encoding betaine/proline/choline family ABC transporter ATP-binding protein (Members of the family are the ATP-binding subunit of ABC transporters for substrates such as betaine, L-proline or other amino acids, choline, carnitine, etc. The substrate specificity is best determined from the substrate-binding subunit, rather than this subunit, as it interacts with the permease subunit and not with substrate directly.) has product MFGDRADEALRAARDEGLSKDELRDRFDCVVGVRDASFEVYEGEIFCIMGLSGSGKSTLVRHINRLIDPTAGEIHVAGDRVDTMDETALNTLRAEKIGMVFQHMALWPHRTLVETVGFGLEVRGVPKAERRERALAALTDMELVDWADQYPNELSGGMQQRVGLARALAADPDILLMDEPFSALDPLIRRQLQNQFLDLSRKLGKTTIFITHDLDEAIRMGDRIAIMKDGEIVQTGTAEDIVTAPANDYVADFVENVPKGGFITARQIMDTHGADTAGRSIAPDTPLNEVLAKFAEDQTPIAVTEGGATLGCVTVGAALSALAGKDET; this is encoded by the coding sequence ATGTTCGGCGACCGGGCCGATGAGGCTCTACGTGCCGCCCGCGACGAAGGGCTAAGCAAGGACGAGCTGCGCGATCGTTTTGATTGTGTCGTTGGCGTACGCGACGCGAGCTTTGAGGTCTATGAGGGCGAAATCTTTTGCATAATGGGTCTGTCCGGCTCGGGTAAATCCACGCTGGTGCGTCACATCAATCGCCTGATCGACCCGACGGCTGGTGAAATCCACGTGGCGGGCGACCGGGTGGATACGATGGATGAAACGGCGCTAAACACGCTTCGGGCTGAAAAAATCGGCATGGTGTTTCAGCATATGGCGCTGTGGCCACACCGCACGCTGGTCGAAACCGTGGGTTTCGGGCTGGAAGTGCGTGGCGTTCCCAAGGCTGAACGACGCGAGCGGGCGCTGGCTGCCCTTACCGACATGGAGCTTGTCGATTGGGCTGACCAATATCCCAATGAGCTGTCGGGCGGCATGCAGCAGCGCGTCGGACTGGCGCGTGCATTGGCCGCCGATCCCGATATCCTACTGATGGACGAGCCGTTTTCCGCGCTCGATCCTCTGATCCGACGCCAACTGCAGAACCAATTTCTCGACCTTTCGCGTAAGTTGGGCAAGACCACCATTTTCATCACCCACGATCTGGACGAGGCCATCCGCATGGGTGACCGCATCGCCATCATGAAAGATGGCGAAATCGTTCAGACTGGAACGGCGGAAGACATCGTCACCGCGCCGGCCAATGATTACGTTGCCGATTTTGTGGAAAACGTGCCGAAGGGCGGCTTCATCACAGCGCGCCAGATTATGGACACCCACGGTGCCGACACTGCCGGGCGCAGTATCGCGCCCGACACACCGCTGAACGAGGTTCTTGCAAAATTTGCTGAGGATCAAACGCCGATAGCCGTGACCGAAGGCGGCGCCACACTGGGCTGTGTGACGGTGGGCGCTGCATTGTCCGCGCTTGCCGGAAAGGATGAAACCTGA
- the cphA gene encoding cyanophycin synthetase, whose translation MKILSTNVFVGPNVWAGFPVIRHIVDLGVLEDWPSGKIGTDFVEGLVEALPGLADHGCSYGVAGGFLRRLREDGGTWMGHILEHCAIEVQNVAGTDVTFGRTRGTGVPGQYNMVYAYRQRDVGLAAGELALTLLMHLLPPSLRAQVDFPFDPDFDWSMELRSFVLHAQRKELGPSTESLVRAAQDRDIPWIRLNEGSLVQFGHGKYQQRIQATITSETRHIAVEISCDKEDTHNLLSDLGLPVPVQSIVYSAEEAVRAAHKIGFPVVVKPLDANHGRGVSINLTKEAEVTAAFAEAEQQSKSAAILVESFVTGFDHRMLVVNDKLVAVAKRVPGHVVGDGIHTISELVETVNQDPRRGIGHQKVLTMLEIDPQAKRLIADAGHSIETVLPAGELFYLRATANLSTGGTAIDLTDVVHPDNRDMAERAIKAVGLDVGGVDFLIEDITRSYKEIGGAIVEVNAAPGFRMHVAPSEGKPRDVAGAVIDMLFPLGQECRIPIAAITGTNGKTTTSRMLGHIMKASGKIVGMTSTDGVYVDGKLSVKGDMTGPKSAQMVLRDPNVDFAVMETARGGLVRSGLGFQRSDVAACLNVTGDHLGLGGIETVEQLAAVKRVVIESATQTAVLNADDINCLKMADYADVRSIFYVTINPGHSLVKAHIKAGGQAIVLEKGMSGDMLTIYDNGLHMPVLWSHVIPATLEGKAVHNVQNAMFAAAMAYSFGVDLDNIRHGLRTFDTSYFQAPGRMNVFDEHPFKVILDYGHNPAALGAMAGLAERLDVKGRRIVVLSVPGDRRNLDVVEAAQVLAGKFDHYICKADDDRRHRGEDEIPQMFKAEFLKLGIAEHQISVIPNEEEAVAASLEMAQPEDLLVIFGDNSARCWKQIIYFNADEDQENGTAHAEGAPSGAVFEEFMDHDLPIVRDGRGVRLARERIEDGD comes from the coding sequence GTGAAGATACTCTCTACCAATGTGTTTGTCGGCCCCAATGTCTGGGCGGGGTTCCCTGTCATCCGGCACATCGTTGATCTGGGGGTGTTGGAAGACTGGCCTTCCGGAAAGATTGGGACCGACTTTGTCGAAGGACTGGTCGAGGCCTTGCCCGGATTGGCCGACCACGGCTGCTCTTACGGCGTGGCCGGCGGCTTTCTGCGCCGTCTACGGGAAGACGGCGGCACATGGATGGGCCATATTCTGGAGCATTGCGCCATCGAGGTGCAGAATGTCGCCGGGACCGATGTCACCTTCGGCCGCACCCGGGGCACCGGCGTGCCGGGACAATACAACATGGTCTATGCCTACCGCCAACGCGACGTCGGATTGGCCGCGGGAGAGTTGGCGCTGACGCTGTTGATGCATCTTTTGCCGCCATCACTTCGCGCTCAGGTAGATTTCCCATTCGATCCTGATTTTGACTGGTCGATGGAATTGCGTAGCTTCGTGCTGCACGCCCAACGAAAGGAGCTTGGGCCATCGACCGAGTCGCTGGTGCGTGCGGCACAAGACCGCGACATTCCATGGATCAGGTTGAACGAAGGGTCCTTGGTGCAATTTGGTCATGGCAAATACCAGCAACGGATTCAAGCAACCATCACCTCCGAGACCCGCCACATCGCTGTCGAAATTTCCTGCGACAAGGAAGACACCCACAACCTGCTCAGCGATCTGGGGCTACCGGTGCCGGTGCAGAGCATCGTCTACAGTGCCGAAGAGGCCGTTCGCGCCGCCCACAAGATCGGCTTTCCCGTTGTGGTCAAACCGCTTGATGCCAATCATGGGCGCGGCGTGTCGATCAATCTGACAAAAGAAGCTGAAGTCACCGCAGCATTCGCCGAGGCGGAGCAACAGTCGAAAAGCGCTGCCATTCTGGTCGAGAGTTTTGTGACGGGTTTCGATCACCGGATGCTGGTTGTAAACGACAAACTGGTGGCGGTGGCCAAACGGGTGCCCGGCCATGTGGTGGGCGACGGGATCCATACAATCAGCGAACTGGTCGAAACGGTCAATCAAGACCCGCGCCGCGGCATCGGCCACCAGAAGGTGCTGACAATGCTTGAGATCGACCCTCAGGCCAAACGTCTGATTGCCGATGCCGGACATAGCATTGAGACGGTGCTGCCTGCAGGCGAGCTGTTCTATCTGCGCGCCACCGCAAACCTTTCTACCGGCGGGACGGCAATTGATCTGACCGATGTCGTCCATCCAGACAACCGCGACATGGCCGAACGGGCGATCAAGGCTGTCGGGTTAGACGTCGGGGGTGTCGATTTCCTCATTGAGGACATTACCCGGTCCTACAAGGAGATCGGCGGCGCGATTGTCGAAGTGAACGCGGCCCCGGGTTTTCGCATGCACGTTGCCCCGTCCGAAGGAAAGCCGCGCGATGTGGCCGGCGCGGTCATCGACATGCTGTTCCCGCTCGGACAGGAATGCCGCATTCCAATAGCGGCCATCACCGGCACCAACGGCAAGACAACCACCTCGCGTATGTTGGGCCATATTATGAAGGCCAGCGGCAAGATCGTGGGCATGACTTCGACCGACGGCGTCTATGTGGATGGCAAGCTCAGCGTCAAAGGCGACATGACCGGGCCGAAATCTGCCCAAATGGTCCTGCGCGATCCCAATGTCGATTTTGCGGTGATGGAAACGGCCCGCGGCGGGCTGGTTCGCAGTGGCCTCGGGTTTCAGCGCTCCGATGTTGCGGCCTGTTTGAACGTGACCGGCGACCATCTGGGGCTGGGCGGTATCGAAACGGTCGAGCAACTGGCAGCCGTCAAACGTGTTGTCATCGAAAGTGCGACACAAACAGCTGTGCTGAACGCTGACGACATCAACTGCCTGAAGATGGCTGACTATGCAGATGTCCGTTCGATCTTCTATGTGACCATCAACCCCGGCCACAGTCTAGTAAAGGCGCATATCAAGGCTGGTGGTCAGGCGATAGTTCTTGAAAAAGGCATGAGTGGCGACATGCTGACGATCTACGACAATGGTTTGCACATGCCGGTTCTGTGGTCCCATGTGATCCCGGCCACGCTTGAAGGCAAAGCCGTTCATAATGTGCAGAACGCCATGTTTGCAGCTGCGATGGCTTATAGTTTCGGTGTCGATCTGGATAATATCCGACACGGGTTGCGGACCTTCGACACCAGCTATTTCCAGGCTCCGGGGCGGATGAACGTCTTTGATGAACACCCGTTCAAGGTGATCTTGGACTATGGTCATAACCCCGCTGCCTTGGGCGCGATGGCGGGACTTGCCGAGCGGCTGGACGTTAAGGGGCGGCGGATTGTCGTGCTCTCGGTGCCGGGCGACCGCCGCAATTTGGATGTGGTCGAAGCCGCGCAGGTTCTGGCCGGGAAATTCGACCACTATATCTGCAAGGCCGATGATGATCGCCGCCACCGCGGCGAGGATGAGATTCCGCAGATGTTCAAGGCAGAGTTTTTGAAGCTCGGCATTGCGGAACATCAGATCTCGGTGATCCCGAATGAGGAAGAGGCCGTGGCTGCCAGCCTCGAGATGGCACAGCCCGAGGATCTTCTGGTGATCTTTGGTGACAACAGCGCGCGGTGCTGGAAACAGATCATCTATTTCAATGCCGATGAAGACCAAGAGAATGGCACAGCGCATGCAGAAGGCGCGCCAAGTGGCGCCGTGTTCGAAGAATTTATGGACCACGATCTACCCATTGTGCGCGATGGGCGTGGCGTCCGATTGGCCCGGGAACGCATTGAAGATGGGGATTGA